One Gemmatimonadota bacterium genomic window, TTTGTTATCGGGGTCGCACTGGCGATCGCGTTTCCCGGACATCACAACGCCGTGGACACGATCTTCGATTACGGGCCTCCCAACATCCAGCAGGCCCTGAAGGCGTACGCTGTGTCCCTGCCCACGGCGGCGGTGTGCTCGGGCGTCATGGTCTGGTTTCGCTTCCCGCCGGTCAGGTGGTGGTTCGTTGCCGGAATCATCACGCTCACCGAAGGGGCTTTCTGGGTGGGTCTCCTACTGAGGGGAATCCGAGACGCTCCTTTCGCTTGGTTCACGGCTGGCCTAGCGCCCGGAATCCCCCTGGTGGTTTTTGCTGTCTCTTGGATGGCCCAGCGATCAACTCTGATCGCGACACCCGCTCCGCTCCGAAGCACGGAGACAGACCCGGAATTGAACGTTGTGGTGACGTTCATACTGGTGCTGCTGTGGGTCGCGATCATCCTGCTGGCCTAACTGCGACAGGTCGAATCACACTCAAACGGCACAATTACGGCACAAAATGGAGACGGCGGCGGTCCTTTTGGGACTCGCCGCCGTTCTCGTATCTACTTACTCTGTAACACTATGCCCGGGGTGGGACTCGAACCCACAAGAGCCGAAGCCCAGCGGATTTTGAGTCCGCCGCGTCTGCCAGTTCCGCCACCCGGGCCAAAAAGGGGGCCGACCAAGCTAATCGGATCGGTCCGAGCCTACCAGCCCTGCTCGGAGGCGGGTGGACCGAGAATCTCAGACAGTACGATGGCGCGCCGCACGTCGCCCACGTCGCCCAGACCGAGGCGGGTAAGCGCCTGCACGGTGACCTTCTTGGGCGGCTTCTTGGCGATCTTGCGATGGAACTCGGCGTGCCTGGCCTCCGCGTCCATCTCGATGGTCTCGAGGGACTCTCCTTCGAGCGAAAGCACCAGCTCGTCGCCGGCCGGCTCCTCCCGCTCCCGGCCGAATCCTTCGCGCGGACGCGTCGGCTCCGGAATCCGCATGCGAGTCCCCTGCCGGGCCGGGCTCGGCGGCGGCGATCGCCTGGGCACGGGAACCGGCAGACGCTGGCCGGTCAGGATCTGCCACAACTCCTGGGGCGTTTGCGGCTGCGCCGGGGCCGGCGCAGCAGGCGAGGCCTCCCGCTCGTCACGCCCCGGATCGGCGTCCGCGGCCCGCGGGGACTCCTCCTCAGCCTCCCACCACGGCCGCTCTTCGGCCGTGGGCCCGGCCGCCACGGGGTCGGTCGCCTCCCACCACGGGGTCTTACCGCCCGCCGGGGCCGCCTGCCCGGGTCGCTCAGCGGGCGTCTGCCTGGGAGGCGTCGGCCGCTGCGTCCGGCGGACCGGGGTCGGCTTGCGCTCGCCAGGAGGCAGGCGCTGGCCCGTGGGCCCCTTCTTCTTGCCGAACAGCCCGCTCAGAAACTGCCAGGCGATCAAGACGAGGATAACGACTACGAACGGATCGTCGAACATGCGCGACCCCTACAACTCTTCGTTCCGCTCCGCGGAGCTGTCTCCGCCCGCGATGGCCTCCCGCATGTCGGTGTCCGCGCCCACGTTGCGATAGCGCATGTAGTCCATGACGCCGAGGTTGCCCTCGCGGAACGCCTCAGACATCGCCAGCGGCACCTGCGCCTCCGCCTCGACCACGCGCGCGCGCATCTCGACCACGCGCGCCTTCATCTCCTGCTCCTCCGCCACCGCCATGGCGCGCCGCTCCTCGGCCTTGGCCTGCGCGATGCGCTTGTCGGCTTCGGCCTGATCGGTCTGGAGCTCCGCGCCGATGTTCTTGCCCACGTCCACGTCGGCGATGTCGATGGACAGAATCTCGTAGGCGGTGCCGGCGTCGAGGCCCTTGGCGAGCACCGTCTTGGAGATCCCGTCCGGATTCTCGAGCACCGCCTTGTGGGTGGCGCTGGAGCCGATCGTGCTGACGATGCCCTCGCCCACGCGCGCGAGGATGGTTTCCTCGCCCGCGCCGCCGACGAGGCGGTTGATGTTGGCGCGGACGGTCACGCGCGCGAGTGCGATGAGCTGAATTCCGTCCTGGGCCATCGCGGCTACCTTCGGGGTCTGAATGACCTTGGGGTTGACGCTGACCTGCACCGCCTCGAGGACGTCGCGGCCGGCGAGATCGATCGCGGCGGCCTGCTGGAACGGCATCTCGATGTTGGCCTTGTCGGCGCTGATGAGCGCCCGCACGACGCGGTCCACGTGTCCGCCTGCCAGGTAGTGCGACTCGAGCTCGTTGACGTCCAGCGGGAGCTGCGCCTTGGTCGCCATGATCAGAGGCCGGACGATGGCGGCCGGGCTCACCTTCCGGAGCCTCATGCCGATCAGGTTGCCCAGAGATACTCGAGCCCTGGCGGAAATGGCCTCGATCCAGAGGCGCACGGGTACGGCCCAACCAAGGACCAGCACCCCCACGAAGATGAGGAGAAACAGCGCCGGCGCTACGAAAATCGGATCCATTTGCCCGGTCCCGTCCGTGTGATAGTGGTGTTCGTGGGGCGGTCGTCAGTCGACGCCCTCTGTAAGCATCCTCGTCAGGGCGTCGGCAGTTCCCGCACCGCCTCCACCAGCGTCCGGTAGCCCTCGGCGCGCACGACCCGGACGGCCGTCCCTTCCTCTATCCAGCCGCTCTCCGCCACCACGTCCACGCGCTCGCCGTTGACCCTCGCCGAGCCGGACGGCCGCAGCGCGGTCAGCGCGACGCCCTCGACCCCGACCAGGTCTGAGCGCACCTCGGCAGATACGTAGCCGGCTTCCCGCGAGAGCTCGCCGCCGAGTATGACGCCCGAGCGTATCAGCCGGCGGTTGTTCGGCAGCGACCGGATCAGCGCCCAGGTGGTGACCAGCATCAGCACCATGGCCGCGGACAGCACCAACCCGGCCTCGCTGTAATCGGCCGCGGTGGAGAACTGGCCCACCAGGCTCAGGTAGATGGAGGCGAGCAGCGCCAGGATCCCCGCGACCCCGAACACGCCGAAGCCGG contains:
- the floA gene encoding flotillin-like protein FloA (flotillin-like protein involved in membrane lipid rafts), coding for MDPIFVAPALFLLIFVGVLVLGWAVPVRLWIEAISARARVSLGNLIGMRLRKVSPAAIVRPLIMATKAQLPLDVNELESHYLAGGHVDRVVRALISADKANIEMPFQQAAAIDLAGRDVLEAVQVSVNPKVIQTPKVAAMAQDGIQLIALARVTVRANINRLVGGAGEETILARVGEGIVSTIGSSATHKAVLENPDGISKTVLAKGLDAGTAYEILSIDIADVDVGKNIGAELQTDQAEADKRIAQAKAEERRAMAVAEEQEMKARVVEMRARVVEAEAQVPLAMSEAFREGNLGVMDYMRYRNVGADTDMREAIAGGDSSAERNEEL